GCTTATGGGAGTTACACAGCCAAGTCTGTAACCCAGTATGTTTTCCTGGCTCAGCGACACTTTGGTATTAACAACTTGGAGAATAACTGGCTCAAGATGCACTTTTGGTTTTACTATGCCACCCTATTGCCAGGCTTTCAGAGGACTGTGGGTATAGCAGATTCTAATTACAACTGGTTTTATGGTCCTGAGAGCCAACTGGTTTTCCTGGATAAGTTTGTCTTGAAGAATGGAGCAGGCAACTGGCTGGCACAGCAGATTAGAAAACACAGACCCAAGGATGGGCCGATGGTTCCATCCACTGCACAGAGGTGGAGCACACTGCACACTGAATTTATATGGTATGCTGCTGAAATCACTcctcagccacctcctggctatGGTAGTGCTAAAATGCATGTGTTTCCTAACTGGGGAGTTGTTACTTATGGTGCTGGGTTGCCAAACAGTCAGGCAAACacctttgtttcctttaagtCTGGAAAGCTTGGTGGACGTGCTGTCTATGACATTGTTCACTTTCAACCATATACGTGGATTGATGGGTGGAGAAGTTTCAATCCAGGACATGAACATCCTGATCAGAACTCTTTCACTTTTGCTCCCAATGGACAGGTGTTTGTATCTGAGGCTCTTTACGGACCTAAACTTAGCCACTTGAACAATGTCTTGGTCTTTGCACCATCTCCTACAAGCCAGTGCAACCAGCCTTGGGAAGGACAGCTTGGTGAGTGTGCCCAGTGGCTGAAGTGGATTGGTGATGAAGTTGGAGACTCAGCTGGAGAAATCATAACAGCCTCTCAGGCTGGAGACATGATGTTTGTGAGTGGTGAGGCGGTATCTGCTTACACATCAGCAATGAAATTGAAAAGTGTGTATCGTGTTTTGCTGCTCTTGAATTCTCAGACATTGTTAGTAGTAGACAATATTGAGAAGGAGGAAGACTCTCCTGTTAATTCTGTCAGTGCCTTTTTTCATAATCTGGACATAGATTTTAAATACATACCCTATAAATTTAAGAACAAATACAATGGAGCTATGATGGATGTGTGGGATGCCCACTACAAGATGTTTTGGTTTGATCATCATGGGAGTAGTCCTGTTGCTAGGATACAGGAGGCAGAACAAGCTGCTGAATTCAAAAAGCGATGGACTCAGTTTGTAAATGTTACCTTTCCAATGAAAAACACACTTACAAGGATTGTTTACCTTTTCTATGGCCCTTATGTCAATGTTTCTAACTGTAGACTCATAGATAATGCAAAACCTGGATTTCAGATTTCACTCAGTGTCAACAATACTGAAAATACTATCTCTGTTGTGACTGAGTATCGGAATTTAAGGACAAGGTTCGATTACTTGGGATTTGGTGGTTTTGCCAAAGTAGTTCGTGAAAACAAAGTGACCAAGTTTGGTCTAGGTACTGAATCtgtgaaaaaacaaataaaaaataatagggCAGTTTTCCCATTTGGATTCAAAGTGAACGTAATTGCAGGGTTAATTTTGGGTGTTAGTTTGGTCATACTGGCTTTTCAGTGGCGGTTTTACATATCCTTTGGTAAAATGTTGCGTTGGATCCTGATACTGGTTGTCACACTATGGCTTATTGAATTGGTGGATGTGTGGAGCATGTGTACTCAGCCCATCTGCTCAAAATGGACCAGTGGCATAACAAAGCTAGAACATGATGAAGGCAATAAAGCCAAACAATTAGAAGGAAACCCTGTTGTTTTGCCAGATGTTATCATTACTTCACTTCCTGCTTCTGGTGCTGAAATTTTAAAACAACTGTTTTTCAATAGCAGTGACTTCTTATACATCAGGATACCTACACACTACCTTGAAATTCCTGAGAGTGAATTTGAAATTGATTCCTTTGTAGATCCATGTGAATGGAAGGTTTCTGATGTCCAAAATGGTCATTTTCGTCTGATCCAAGGGTGGCTCCAGTCTTTAGTTCGAGGCACAAAGTTACATTTACAAAACATTCATTTATATGAAGCCAGCAGAAGTAAAATTGCTCAGCATTTTGCCAtgaacaaagacaaaaagaaacgCTCAAAAAAGAGAGAATCTCTGTCAGAGCAAAGAAGCAGGGCAAGAGGGAGTCAAGATAAAGATGCTGAATATATTAGGGAACTGAGAAGGCAACTCTCCTATTATCCTAATGCACGACCTGTGCTTAGTTTAAGTAGTGGAAGCTGGACATTAAAGCTTCCCTTCTTTCAGGAAATCCTAGGACCGTCAATGAGAGCATTATATGTTGTGAGGGATCCACGGGCATGGGTCTATTCAATGTTGTACAAAAATAAGCCAAACCTTTACTCTTTGAAAAATGTTCCACAGCACTTGGCTGCAATGTTTAAAGGGGAGACTGGTAAAGGAAAGTGTAGTTTAAATGAAGGCTATGCCTTTGAATATGAATTGTTAAGAAAAGAACTTTCAAATCCTAATTCAAATGCGGTTTCTGTGTTGTCTTATTTATGGTtagcaaacacagcagcagcactgagaataAATGGGGTCTTGCTACCAACAAATTATCAGCTAGTCAAGTTTGAAGATCTAGTGAGCTTTCCTCAGAAGACGGCTGAAACAATTTTTGCCTTTCTTGgtattcctcttcctcctgctagGTTAAACCAAATATTATTTGCCACCTCCACCAGTCTTTTCTATCTTCCTTATGAAGGGGAAATTTCATCAAGTAGCATTCATTCCTGGAAACAAAACATGCCCAATGAAGAGATTAGACAGATAGAAGATATCTGTTATTCTCTGATGGATCACTTAGGATACCCAAAGTTTATAGAATAAATGCTGCTGGTCAGCAGAAATTTGCACTAATGATCTCTGACTCTTAATTTGTGGATAAATATTATAAAAGTTTGTTTATTCTTGTAAAATGTGTACAGTCTGCTACTTTCAGAGagattattttaagaaaacaatagTTCTTGcaattgtgggtttttttggtttattttggttggggcgggggggaatACAACAAAAACTTGTAACTACTTCTGCTGCCTTTCAAAAAAAGCTGTGTGAACATTTGTAAAACTACCAGCTGGGAACTCTATAGCTCAGGGGATTAGTAATAGAATATGGAACTTTTCACCTCCAGCTCACCAGTTAGACCAAGTGGTTAGTTCCTGAAAGTACTTACCATCTAATTATTGTATGACGGCTTGTATGAAATTAAACTGGCTAACCTGGCCCAGTTCCCAAAGGTGGTAATTAGCCCCCCTGGACAGGTTTACTAATGCATTCTGTCTGTGTCTCACTGGTCACTGTAGTGGTGCAAAATAAACATAAGCTGAGATTTAAGGCTGTTCAGCATCCcttcagaaggaagaaacaatCAGAACATTTGAGTGAATCTAGTTTCTTATTTACAGTCTCAGCAGATAGGTTCAGAACTGGAATGAACATAGATATTAAATATCATCATAGGATATGGTTCCCTCACCTCAGAGATGTGGCACTTAGATTGGGGTTTGTGCTTTGATGAAAGAGAAGACTTCATTCTCCATGCCTGACAATGGAGTACACTTTGTGAGCTTGAAGTAAAttatctgcagaaaaagaaatgggacAAAAGCTAAGAAACCAACAGGATGTCCCAAATGAGCAATTCAGTTTGGAGAagattttgtgtggttttgacCCACCTCAACCTAGCTTAATTTTGAAGATTGCTAACATCTTGGCTCCTTGCACTGCTTTATCCTCTACCACTTGTCTAAGGTTCTGCaaggattttctctttttgggtGAGACTCTTCCGTCCTGCTTAGTTGTAACACATTTCTGCTGATTCTTGTGCGTAATTTCTGAGACGAGTGCAAATATTTGATGTCATTGTCAGTGGCTTATTGTTGATGTCTGCATAAAATGGCAATCTGAGATTTAGAAGATCTTAAATAAATTCTAGGTCTGTATTGCTGAGggatgttttgcttttctgtaaaatgaatTTCTGAAGGACAACCATTACTAACTTCAGGTCTTCTTTTAGAGAAGGCAGAAATCTGAAAATCACCTATTCCTCAACCACCTCACTTTTGAGTTTCCTTACAGTAAACTATTTCCAAAGTTGTCTGATTTTTATTGGTGTTTCTTTAACATGGAACTGTGATATGATATTAGTTTGGAAACAGGCTTGATATGATGGTTGTGTCTTTGTCAcagcttattttcttcttgagtCACAATCTTTGTTTGCACATACCCATTAAGAAAAGTTTTCCCATTTCCCAGTATAACTTGCTCAGAATTCTTTGGAAATGCATGCATACTGTATATGTCTGCAGATGTGGAAATCAGGTCAAAAAGAGACATCTGTTTCCTTTACCATCTGCTTTTTATTACAAATAGAATTGTCTTGAAATATGCTTCAGTCAGTTTGTGGGAGCTGAGATCAGAGATGGTTTATTATATTGAAATATGCGTGTAATTACTCTTTATTTGGGTGGTAAGCATCAGACAATGTCAAAAGTGCAGTGAGTTTCTGCGTACAGAATTACAGGTACCCTCActgatttttaatataaaggagttcttgccttttcttccaATTTTACTATTATGTCCCTGCCTTACCCCACTGTCTTGTCCCTCCCATGCATACATTTCACATCCATTGGAGCATATTGTAATATCTAATTATAACCTAGAAGTAGCTCTATCTTGGTCAGTCACTAGAATGTGAAAAAAAGCCTCTAGCATGATAAAGCTATTTATTGGTTTTACTAAAgatattttttggttttactaACCATAACTTAGCTGTCATTTACTAGCAGTAGCTGATTATTCCCCCTTCAGTCTGAGGTTTTTCCTCTGGCTAGGTGTAATGCCATGTTAAAGGAAATATTAAACAATACACACCAACATGTTAGTGAGACTTTGGTTTCCAAGTATCGTTCTCTCAGACTGACTTCTCTCTGAAGATAGTTTTCATCGTatactaaaaagaaaaggtgtgGATGTTTGTACTTGACAGAATAAGTTTCAGCATTTGCCTTCTATTTCCAGAATTTACATTAGAACATATAGAAAAATCTTCTTTGTCAGATATTTTAGGGAAGCTGGAGGTAAGATTTAAGACTGACTATGTATTTGTGGAAGTAGAAGGACCTTTAAATCCCTTGCTAAAAGCGCCATATGTAATGCCACAATAGCCTATAAACCAACTTTCTGTTTTTGAGGAGTTAGGGTAGATGGAATCATCTGTTGGGAGTAtcatctgtgctgcttttggaaAACAGGTTATCCAATGCACTGATGTTCATAATAGTGTCATTGCTGTCATTAACTATATTCAAGATTTAGGAGCTATTTCTTTACCGTACTTTCCCAGTATTTTGATGCATTGTGTGTTCCTTATACAGATATAGAAAGGTAGAAGAGAActatgttctttatttttacatcttGTTGTGAGGGCAAATGCATTATAATTGGTATGCTAAAGATatgtaaaaggaaaagcagtgtaCTTGAAAACAACAAAGTGAGAATACGTAAGGTATGGCAAGACTCCACTTTTCAATCAAGTAattgttttggtgtgttttacaTAAGTTACATGACCACTTGACCAAAGTTGACAGGAGTCAAATTTATGTTTGAACAGTTAATTTGCCAGATCCAGAGTTGAATTTCTGTACACAATCCTGAATTTTGTGTAAAATGTATGGCACAACACTGTTTGACAGTGTAATACTATTCTGGTAAGCATTAGAAtgcaaatcaaacaaaaaattaacCTCAGGTTTTACTAAGTTATTGGTAACTGATTTGTAAAGCTGCAGTCATGgatcagatttatttttttttaaccataaaAATGGCTGGTGAAACTTAATGATATGACTGCTGAGGGAGTCTTGGTTCTGCTGACAATCAGTTCCTTCCATTATTAGTCTTAGAGGCACTATTTATTTGATAAACAGATAATCAAGAATATAATACTGCATTTCCTGAAAACATTTGAAGCGCACTGTTCAAGATTATGGATAAAAATATGTTACCTCAATATTTCTGTAAGTTACAAAAAATTAGCCCTTTTGTGACTGGCCCATATGGTGGAATATTTCATAATTAGAAACTGTGATCTTTATTTATGTGACTTAGAAGTAATTTATTtagataatttctttttaattgcacataaaattattttcttcaggagGATAAGTACTGTATTGTAAAACTTTTATGATCAGGGCATTATACTTCCTTTCTCCAGGCTCCGTTTTAGATTTGGTTCTGACTAAAACCTTTCTTAAATCTCACCATGAATGGGCTGTTTCCAAGTAAGGAGTCTGTCTGGAAACTCTTATATTCTCAggttccatttcattgcatttcgcTGTGGAATATCACGGACTAGGAGTCACAGATCAAATCCCTAAATTGTGAGCTGTTCAGAATTGGGCTGTAAGAGGAATGATTCCTTGCTGAACTCAATGAATATTGTGCCGTTGATTTCAACAAGGCCAAAATACTATCTATCATCTAGAATCATCAAATTATTACCATCTACTTTGCTTGCATAttccaaaacagcagaaattatAGGAAGTAAGTAGCTCAAATGATCTGTTCTTGTTATTTGATGAAAacctgaaatgcattttaatggcgtaaaaaattataaattgcTCTCTAACTGTAATCAAAGCTACCTTTAGGCTGTCTGTTAAATTTATAAACTCACAAAAAGAGATATTGAAACAAACATATTAAAAGTAACGTCCAAAGCACTTTTTGAAAGATTATAACTTTGATTTTCTTTAGTGAAATTTGCTGCATCGTGATCTACACTATTCCCATAAAGGATGTGAATGGGTAATCTTGCActctctcagaaaaaaaataatgatggaAAACTGCTGTTTCACATTACCAAAATAATACTCTACTAAATTAAACTATACATCTTTTAAGATGACAGTATACTGAGAGATTTATGTGATTTAGGAGAATGAAGACAGTCTGATTTCATTTGCACCTGTCTAACACAGAATAATTTCAGAAAGGTTCTTCATGTATGCTGGTATAAATTCAACATTTAATTTGCTGTCTTTACTGAGAAAGATATTGTGTTTAAGAACATGACCTGAATTTGTCTAGCTCACATTAGGTAATTTAACTTTCACACCCAAATAAGGAGCACTGTCTCCATAGAAATCAATTGAAAATGAGTGTTGGCTTCAAAGGCAAATCAGGCGCTGCTTACCCCTTTTTAAATTCTCAACAGCCAAGGGTGACTCAGCCCTTACTTTAGATGCCCATCAAAAGGCCTCAGATGAAGGGAGGTGAATTTGGCTTTAAATGTGTATGGTCTTAGATCTGAGTAGATTTCTGTGCCTGCGCAGTTCTACTACATACACTGTCCAAACAAATTTTTATGAAACATCCTGCATAAAATAAAACGTtagttaaataatatttttgtgttatcttttttttttttctcttacatgaTTTCACCAACTAggatatatgtatttaaatttttaaaacattgatatttttgtttgttttggatgTGGAAACTACTGTTGTCTTTCAGAAAGTATTGAATGACAAGACCTGATTCAGTTTGCCCTCAGATTCACAGTAG
This sequence is a window from Lathamus discolor isolate bLatDis1 chromosome 2, bLatDis1.hap1, whole genome shotgun sequence. Protein-coding genes within it:
- the DSEL gene encoding dermatan-sulfate epimerase-like protein; this encodes MALMFTGHTLFLALMMFAVFTFEESVSNYSDWVTFVENIDQYEKQQHEGLRVEQKAKKAVLHPSLYFGAEDVQALRQKAHTSHSHLFRAIRSAVISMLSNPLYYLPPPKHADFAAKWNEIYGNNLPPLAFYCLLCPEDKAAFDFALEYMDRMAGYKNWLVENAPGDEVPLGHSLTGFATAFDFLYNSLENERRQKYLEKIWSISKEMYEYSKVRSWGKQLLHNHQATNMLALLIGALVAGVDKGSQANIWKHAVVDVMEKTMFLLNHVVDGSLDEGVAYGSYTAKSVTQYVFLAQRHFGINNLENNWLKMHFWFYYATLLPGFQRTVGIADSNYNWFYGPESQLVFLDKFVLKNGAGNWLAQQIRKHRPKDGPMVPSTAQRWSTLHTEFIWYAAEITPQPPPGYGSAKMHVFPNWGVVTYGAGLPNSQANTFVSFKSGKLGGRAVYDIVHFQPYTWIDGWRSFNPGHEHPDQNSFTFAPNGQVFVSEALYGPKLSHLNNVLVFAPSPTSQCNQPWEGQLGECAQWLKWIGDEVGDSAGEIITASQAGDMMFVSGEAVSAYTSAMKLKSVYRVLLLLNSQTLLVVDNIEKEEDSPVNSVSAFFHNLDIDFKYIPYKFKNKYNGAMMDVWDAHYKMFWFDHHGSSPVARIQEAEQAAEFKKRWTQFVNVTFPMKNTLTRIVYLFYGPYVNVSNCRLIDNAKPGFQISLSVNNTENTISVVTEYRNLRTRFDYLGFGGFAKVVRENKVTKFGLGTESVKKQIKNNRAVFPFGFKVNVIAGLILGVSLVILAFQWRFYISFGKMLRWILILVVTLWLIELVDVWSMCTQPICSKWTSGITKLEHDEGNKAKQLEGNPVVLPDVIITSLPASGAEILKQLFFNSSDFLYIRIPTHYLEIPESEFEIDSFVDPCEWKVSDVQNGHFRLIQGWLQSLVRGTKLHLQNIHLYEASRSKIAQHFAMNKDKKKRSKKRESLSEQRSRARGSQDKDAEYIRELRRQLSYYPNARPVLSLSSGSWTLKLPFFQEILGPSMRALYVVRDPRAWVYSMLYKNKPNLYSLKNVPQHLAAMFKGETGKGKCSLNEGYAFEYELLRKELSNPNSNAVSVLSYLWLANTAAALRINGVLLPTNYQLVKFEDLVSFPQKTAETIFAFLGIPLPPARLNQILFATSTSLFYLPYEGEISSSSIHSWKQNMPNEEIRQIEDICYSLMDHLGYPKFIE